From the genome of Spinacia oleracea cultivar Varoflay chromosome 2, BTI_SOV_V1, whole genome shotgun sequence, one region includes:
- the LOC110778937 gene encoding probable potassium transporter 13 isoform X2 yields MFNPGLQRNKVTAEERGRRWTPLPLIVLPLPCRLRFIAGVETMFADLGHFSACSIKTAFTFLVYPCLVLAYMGEAAFLSCHNEDIQRSFYKAIPEPIFWPVFIVATFAAVVEPVFGLERARYEEDDTHSKRGVLLLYRARWATDRRRVIILYFRTCNIC; encoded by the exons ATGTTCAACCCTGGTCTACAACGAAATAAAGTGACGGCGGAAGAGAGAGGAAGACGATGGACTCCACTTCCACTCATTGTTCTACCTTTGCCTTGTCGATTACG TTTTATTGCAGGCGTGGAGACCATGTTTGCTGATTTGGGACATTTTTCAGCTTGTTCAATTAAG ACAGCATTTACTTTTCTGGTTTACCCTTGTTTGGTTTTGGCTTATATGGGTGAGGCTGCCTTCCTGTCTTGTCATAATGAAGATATTCAGAGGAGCTTCTACAAAGCTATTCCAG AACCAATATTCTGGCCGGTTTTCATAGTGGCTACATTTGCGGCGGTAGTAGAACCAGTATTCGGTCTGGAAAG GGCTCGGTACGAGGAGGATGACACTCATTCAAAGAGAGGTGTTCTCCTGCTGTATAGAGCAAGGTGGGCAACGGATAGGAGAAGGGTGATTATTTTGTACTTCAGAACCTGTAATATTTGTTAA
- the LOC110778937 gene encoding potassium transporter 10-like isoform X1, which translates to MFNPGLQRNKVTAEERGRRWTPLPLIVLPLPCRLRISHCLNNNTGKGVETMFADLGHFSACSIKTAFTFLVYPCLVLAYMGEAAFLSCHNEDIQRSFYKAIPEPIFWPVFIVATFAAVVEPVFGLERARYEEDDTHSKRGVLLLYRARWATDRRRVIILYFRTCNIC; encoded by the exons ATGTTCAACCCTGGTCTACAACGAAATAAAGTGACGGCGGAAGAGAGAGGAAGACGATGGACTCCACTTCCACTCATTGTTCTACCTTTGCCTTGTCGATTACG AATCTCACATTGTTTGAACAACAATACTGGAAAAG GCGTGGAGACCATGTTTGCTGATTTGGGACATTTTTCAGCTTGTTCAATTAAG ACAGCATTTACTTTTCTGGTTTACCCTTGTTTGGTTTTGGCTTATATGGGTGAGGCTGCCTTCCTGTCTTGTCATAATGAAGATATTCAGAGGAGCTTCTACAAAGCTATTCCAG AACCAATATTCTGGCCGGTTTTCATAGTGGCTACATTTGCGGCGGTAGTAGAACCAGTATTCGGTCTGGAAAG GGCTCGGTACGAGGAGGATGACACTCATTCAAAGAGAGGTGTTCTCCTGCTGTATAGAGCAAGGTGGGCAACGGATAGGAGAAGGGTGATTATTTTGTACTTCAGAACCTGTAATATTTGTTAA